CAACGACAACCGCGTTGCGCTTCGTTACGAAAGTAAACGTGAAGGACTCACTCCATTTGTGATCGGTGTTATAAAAGGGTTAGCGAAACGTTTTGGCTCTACATTAACATTTGAACCTGTAGAGAAAGTTCAGGTTAGTCAAGGTGAAACCAGTGTAATTCACTTTGTCATTCATTAATCTGAGCTGGTTATCTTACCCATGAATACAGCAACAACAAATAATAGTATTAACGTTATTAAGCAGCTTGCATCAGTATTCTTTACTGTTAATAGACAAATGAAAGTCAGTAAGCCAAGCCCTACCTTATGCAAGTATTTACCAGACACAGACTTATGCGAACCTGACATTTGGCAAGCAAATTTTTTTGACTTATTTGCTGTCACCAGACCCCATAGACTCAAAGACTTTTCTAGTATTATAAATGCGCGAGACAGTATGGCATTGCTTGTTCTATGCGATGGTAATTTTGCCATGCGAGGACAATTTGTTACCTTAGATGATGACAGCGAGCACGTAATATTTGTTGGTGCACCTTGGTTAGCATGGATGAGTACTAACCAGCCTGACACTCAATTAATGATGAATGAATTCAAGCCTTGGGATCCTCAGCTTGATCAACTTATGCTGTTGTCTACCGAAAAAAATAATATTGCTGACCTAAAGAATCTGACGGGTGAGCTAAGAGAAGCCCGAGATAAAGCAGAAAAAGCGAGTCAAATTCAGGCTGACTTTTTTGCTATTATGAGCCACGAAATGAGAACACCGCTAACGGGGGTAGTTACTGCTTTAGAATTAATCGATAACAGTGAATTGAGTCCTCGCAATAGTGAAATGCTTAGTATTGTAAAAAATTCGGCTGAAAATTTAAAATATGTTGTAGACCATGTGCTTGATTATTCAAAGCTGCAAGCAGGTGGTTTTGAAAACCAGCCTATTGATTTTGATCTTAAACATATTTTACAATCTGCTTTAATGGTTGTTGATGCTCGGGCACGAGAACAAGCAAGTGAACTCAGCTTATTAATCGAAGATAATATTGCTCCTTGGCTTAGAGCTGATGCTGCTAAAATTCGTCAAGTCTTGATTAATTTGTTAAGTAATGCGGTTAAGTTTACTGAAAATGGTCAAATAAAAGTTACTGTAAGTTTGAATGAACAGCAGTATTTGCAGGTAAGTGTATGTGATACAGGTCTGGGTATTCCTTTGGATATTCAGCCTAATATATTTAAACCCTTTTTAACTTTTGATGCTAAGCAAGGTGAGAAAGACAGTGGTACAGGCTTGGGGTTAAATATTTCTCGGCGACTGGTCGAGTTAATGGGGGGAACGATAGATTTTGAATCGAAACCTGCGCAAGGTGCGGTTTTCTATTTTTTTATTCCTGTTGAAGTTGCTAAAACGCCTATCATCAAACCTCAGCTTATTCAGCCAGTCGATCAATCTTTCAATGGTCATGTATTGCTAGTTGAAGACAATAAAACTAACCAATTTCTATCTCGTATTTTACTTGAAGGGAGAGGACTTACCGTTGACGTCGCGGGTGACGGTAGGCAAGCAATCGATAAAATTAGTGAAACGCATTATGATTTGGTGTTCATGGATGTATCTATGCCAGTTCTCGATGGTGTGAGTGCAACTAAAATATTGCGAGAAACACTGAGCAATACCCAGCTTCCAATAATAGCGTTAACAGCACATGTTGGAGATCACTATCATAAGCGTTTTATTGATAGTGGCATGGATGCAGTGCTGAGTAAGCCAATTGATCGTATATTACTTGATAGTCACCTATCGCAATGGTTACCTGTGCAATCATTAGATAACTATACAGCACCAATTTCTCCTAAAAAACAGTTGAATATAGCGAAACAAGACTCTGATAAAGATTGGTTTGTGCAAGATACTGCCAGTATATTATTAGACGATATTGGTATAAGTGCTTTTGTACAGATATCCAATTTATTTTTGGCCGAAATAGATGAAGGAGTGCAACAAATTTGTAGTGCCTATCAGCAAGGAGATATAGAGCTACTTGCTGACCATGCGCATACCATTCGAAGCAGTGCTAGTTCAATTGGTTGTCAGGCTTTAGGGCAACATCTAGCATTTATAGAAACCGCTGCGCAATCCAATACCACATTAGCCCTAGAACCCTTAGTTAGTATGTTGCCAGTGATAGTAAAGAAATCTTCTGATCCACTTATTATCTACCTGAAAGCGATTGTAAAATAAACAAGTTAAGGTTAATAAGTGTAAGTAGAGTTATACACTTCTGAACGATAAACTTCATACTTAGTGAGCCATAAACGAGATGAACTAGCAAATAGGTGACTATCTGTTAGTTCATCATTATGAAGCGCAAGATAAAGCGCATTTATTCACTTACCACTGTCAGCTTGGGTTAATGCGCCAGGTTATTTTGGCGTGTATTTCCAATTGAACGAGAAAGTATATAGAAACCTTTGCAGTTGAAGTCTTAAATAGTTCTTTCCCGCAAATGGATCTTCACATACAAAAATACGCTTAAGGGGTTTTTGTAACCTTAATACCATTTGAATTAAATCCATGTGCATTTGAACTGATAAGAGCTAGCCACTGAGTTGGTTAGCTCTTTTTTATAACGGTTTGGTGTTGTTTTAGAGTAGTTTTCTAATTTGGTTAGCACATTCAGCTAAAACTATAGCGCCAGCGGTTGAAACATTCAGTGAGTTACCCATGCCAAACATGGGGATGTGTATTTGTTGATGACTCATTTCTAACGCGGCTTCGCTGACACCCTTGCGTTCATTACCTAATACTAGTGCACACTTAGCAGGGTAGGCAACTGAGGTATAGTCAACTGAATCACGACATAGCTCAACGCTGTAAGCTGAATAGCCGTCATCTGCCAAAGCTTGTAAGCATGAGGTGGTACTTTCGTTATATTCAACACAAACCCATTTAGCTTCATTTCTTGATGCTTTTTTCATTTTTTTATCTGAAATGCTCAATGCTCCTGTGCCACAAACAATCACTTTTTCAATAGCAAAAGCATCAGCCAAGCGAATAAAGGCACCAATGTTATAGCTGTTGGTTACATTATCTAATACCACAATTAGTGGGATTTTTGGTTTCGATAAGTATTCATCACGGGTAAGTTTGTTTTCTCTAAGCTCTTCTTTGCTCAGTTGTATTTTTGAAGACATTATTTCTACTCTGATTGCTTTGCTGATTGAAATTAAAATGTGCAGCTTTAAGTTTATTTGCGTATACGTTTGTGGTTTAGCGCAGGGGGAGGATTGTGCGGTTTTATCTGTTGAAGATCAAATGATAGTTCACCTTCAGTTTTTCAAACTTGCGCTAAATATAAAAGCTTTAGTTTGAATGTAATTAGCTAACAATGCTTACTTAAGCACTTGAAATAAAAAAGCAGATAATAAGATCAGACTCCATTATTATAGCGCTTATATATACATTTAGGAGTCAACACCATGAACAAATGTTCACAAGTTTTTTTCACCAGTATTATTTTATCAAGTTTAATCGCGTTAACCGGTTGTTCATCAAATGCGCCCATTTTAGGTGTTGATAATGGCCAATTAACGCCGTGCCCAGATAAACCTAATTGTGTTAATAGTTTTGCAGAAGATGAAGCGCACCACATTAACCCGATTGTTTCTAAAGGATCTGATGGTGTAGTTAAAAATAACATTTTGAATGTTATTAACTCGTTGGAAAACTCGAAAGTTACCGTGACCGAAAGTCGTTATGTTAGAGCTGAGTTTACCTCAGACCTTTTTGGTTTTGTTGATGATG
The Colwellia sp. Arc7-D genome window above contains:
- a CDS encoding ATP-binding protein; its protein translation is MNTATTNNSINVIKQLASVFFTVNRQMKVSKPSPTLCKYLPDTDLCEPDIWQANFFDLFAVTRPHRLKDFSSIINARDSMALLVLCDGNFAMRGQFVTLDDDSEHVIFVGAPWLAWMSTNQPDTQLMMNEFKPWDPQLDQLMLLSTEKNNIADLKNLTGELREARDKAEKASQIQADFFAIMSHEMRTPLTGVVTALELIDNSELSPRNSEMLSIVKNSAENLKYVVDHVLDYSKLQAGGFENQPIDFDLKHILQSALMVVDARAREQASELSLLIEDNIAPWLRADAAKIRQVLINLLSNAVKFTENGQIKVTVSLNEQQYLQVSVCDTGLGIPLDIQPNIFKPFLTFDAKQGEKDSGTGLGLNISRRLVELMGGTIDFESKPAQGAVFYFFIPVEVAKTPIIKPQLIQPVDQSFNGHVLLVEDNKTNQFLSRILLEGRGLTVDVAGDGRQAIDKISETHYDLVFMDVSMPVLDGVSATKILRETLSNTQLPIIALTAHVGDHYHKRFIDSGMDAVLSKPIDRILLDSHLSQWLPVQSLDNYTAPISPKKQLNIAKQDSDKDWFVQDTASILLDDIGISAFVQISNLFLAEIDEGVQQICSAYQQGDIELLADHAHTIRSSASSIGCQALGQHLAFIETAAQSNTTLALEPLVSMLPVIVKKSSDPLIIYLKAIVK
- a CDS encoding TrmH family RNA methyltransferase yields the protein MSSKIQLSKEELRENKLTRDEYLSKPKIPLIVVLDNVTNSYNIGAFIRLADAFAIEKVIVCGTGALSISDKKMKKASRNEAKWVCVEYNESTTSCLQALADDGYSAYSVELCRDSVDYTSVAYPAKCALVLGNERKGVSEAALEMSHQQIHIPMFGMGNSLNVSTAGAIVLAECANQIRKLL
- a CDS encoding DUF1499 domain-containing protein → MNKCSQVFFTSIILSSLIALTGCSSNAPILGVDNGQLTPCPDKPNCVNSFAEDEAHHINPIVSKGSDGVVKNNILNVINSLENSKVTVTESRYVRAEFTSDLFGFVDDVEFYFPESSMYQTTIHVRSASRLGYSDFNVNRERVESLRLKLEALEK